Proteins from a genomic interval of Lolium perenne isolate Kyuss_39 chromosome 1, Kyuss_2.0, whole genome shotgun sequence:
- the LOC127349342 gene encoding uncharacterized protein isoform X1, protein MDASVVAIAGDGDEVDRRRPLLAPTNEIHPYPEPPLPPQPPGTDAKPEQQKPQRVVSLDVFRGLTVAMMILVDDAGGAWPGINHAPWLGVTVADFVMPAFLFIIGVSAALVFKKTPNKIATSKKAAYRAIKLFILGIILQGGYIHGRHNLTYGVDLDHIRWLGVLQRIAIGYFLAAIAEIWLVNNTLVDSPVSYMKKYYMEWIMAIMISALYIGLVFGLYVSNWEFKVQTSNSTFSNPSNEVGFKTIHCDVRGSLGPPCNAVGFVDRFLLGENHLYKNPVYKRTKECSVNSPDYGPLPPNAPDWCLAPFDPEGLLSTLMAAVSCFVGLHFGHVLIHCKNHSQRMMSWLVASTVLTVSGFLLQLLGMPFSKPLYTVSYMLLSGGVSGFLLLVLYYVVDVMHIKKPLVLFQWMGMNALIVYVLAACELFPTLIQGFYWRSPENNLKIKTFQVDATESLLQIIFHSERLGTLSFVLVEIIFWCLAACFLHMKGIYLKL, encoded by the exons ATGGACGCCTCCGTCGTCGCCATCGCCGGCGATGGAGACGAGGTCGACCGCCGCCGACCCCTCCTCGCACCCACCAACGAGATTCACCCCTACCCCGAACCCCCCTTACCGCCGCAGCCGCCAGGGACGGACGCGAAGCCCGAGCAGCAGAAGCCGCAGCGGGTGGTCTCGCTCGACGTGTTCCGCGGCCTCACCGTCGCC ATGATGATACTCGTGGACGACGCCGGCGGGGCGTGGCCGGGGATAAACCACGCGCCGTGGTTAGGGGTGACCGTGGCGGACTTCGTCATGCCcgccttcctcttcatcatcggcgTCTCCGCGGCCCTCGTCTTCAAG AAAACACCAAACAAGATAGCGACATCTAAGAAGGCTGCATATAGGGCTATCAAGCTTTTCATCTTGGGCATAATTTTGCAAG GAGGATACATTCATGGACGACACAATTTAACTTATGGCGTTGATTTGGATCATATTCGATGGCTAGGTGTGTTACAG AGAATAGCTATTGGGTACTTTCTAGCAGCAATAGCTGAGATTTGGCTCGTGAACAATACTTTGGTGGATTCACCAGTATCATACATGAAGAAATACTACATGGAGTG GATCATGGCCATAATGATTTCAGCTCTTTATATCGGCTTAGTATTTGGCCTTTATGTTTCAAATTGGGAATTTAAAGTTCAAACTAGCAATTCAACCTTTTCAAATCCAAGCAATGAAGTAGGATTCAAAACG ATCCACTGTGACGTTAGAGGTAGTCTTGGACCCCCTTGCAATGCAGTTGGCTTCGTTGATCGATTTTTGCTCGGTGAAAATCACCTGTACAAGAACCCTGTCTACAAAAGGACTAAG GAATGCAGCGTTAACTCCCCTGATTATGGACCACTTCCTCCAAATGCCCCAGACTGGTGTCTTGCTCCATTTGATCCTGAGGGTTTACTAAG TACGTTGATGGCTGCAGTGAGTTGCTTTGTTGGGTTGCATTTCGGGCATGTTTTGATTCATTGCAAG AATCATTCACAGCGAATGATGTCATGGCTGGTGGCTTCAACAGTGTTAACAGTCTCAGGGTTTTTACTACAACTATTAG GTATGCCTTTCAGCAAACCTCTCTATACAGTGAGCTACATGTTGCTCAGTGGTGGAGTGTCTGGATTCCTTCTGTTGGTGCTGTACTACGTA GTCGATGTTATGCATATCAAGAAGCCATTAGTTCTGTTCCAGTGGATGGGCATGAATGCGCTTATAGTCTATGTCCTGGCAGCTTGCGAGCTCTTCCCTACACTTATTCAGGGATTCTACTGGCGGTCGCCTGAGAACAACCTG AAAATAAAAACCTTTCAGGTGGATGCAACCGAGTCTCTGCTCCAGATCATCTTCCATTCGGAACGTTTGGGAACACTGTCGTTCGTCCTTGTGGAGATAATTTTCTGGTGTCTGGCCGCCTGCTTCCTCCACATGAAAGGCATATACCTGAAACTGTAG
- the LOC127349342 gene encoding uncharacterized protein isoform X2 encodes MDASVVAIAGDGDEVDRRRPLLAPTNEIHPYPEPPLPPQPPGTDAKPEQQKPQRVVSLDVFRGLTVAMMILVDDAGGAWPGINHAPWLGVTVADFVMPAFLFIIGVSAALVFKKTPNKIATSKKAAYRAIKLFILGIILQGGYIHGRHNLTYGVDLDHIRWLGVLQRIAIGYFLAAIAEIWLVNNTLVDSPVSYMKKYYMEWIMAIMISALYIGLVFGLYVSNWEFKVQTSNSTFSNPSNEVGFKTIHCDVRGSLGPPCNAVGFVDRFLLGENHLYKNPVYKRTKECSVNSPDYGPLPPNAPDWCLAPFDPEGLLSTLMAAVSCFVGLHFGHVLIHCKNHSQRMMSWLVASTVLTVSGFLLQLLGMPFSKPLYTVSYMLLSGGVSGFLLLVLYYVVDVMHIKKPLVLFQWMGMNALIVYVLAACELFPTLIQGFYWRSPENNLVDATESLLQIIFHSERLGTLSFVLVEIIFWCLAACFLHMKGIYLKL; translated from the exons ATGGACGCCTCCGTCGTCGCCATCGCCGGCGATGGAGACGAGGTCGACCGCCGCCGACCCCTCCTCGCACCCACCAACGAGATTCACCCCTACCCCGAACCCCCCTTACCGCCGCAGCCGCCAGGGACGGACGCGAAGCCCGAGCAGCAGAAGCCGCAGCGGGTGGTCTCGCTCGACGTGTTCCGCGGCCTCACCGTCGCC ATGATGATACTCGTGGACGACGCCGGCGGGGCGTGGCCGGGGATAAACCACGCGCCGTGGTTAGGGGTGACCGTGGCGGACTTCGTCATGCCcgccttcctcttcatcatcggcgTCTCCGCGGCCCTCGTCTTCAAG AAAACACCAAACAAGATAGCGACATCTAAGAAGGCTGCATATAGGGCTATCAAGCTTTTCATCTTGGGCATAATTTTGCAAG GAGGATACATTCATGGACGACACAATTTAACTTATGGCGTTGATTTGGATCATATTCGATGGCTAGGTGTGTTACAG AGAATAGCTATTGGGTACTTTCTAGCAGCAATAGCTGAGATTTGGCTCGTGAACAATACTTTGGTGGATTCACCAGTATCATACATGAAGAAATACTACATGGAGTG GATCATGGCCATAATGATTTCAGCTCTTTATATCGGCTTAGTATTTGGCCTTTATGTTTCAAATTGGGAATTTAAAGTTCAAACTAGCAATTCAACCTTTTCAAATCCAAGCAATGAAGTAGGATTCAAAACG ATCCACTGTGACGTTAGAGGTAGTCTTGGACCCCCTTGCAATGCAGTTGGCTTCGTTGATCGATTTTTGCTCGGTGAAAATCACCTGTACAAGAACCCTGTCTACAAAAGGACTAAG GAATGCAGCGTTAACTCCCCTGATTATGGACCACTTCCTCCAAATGCCCCAGACTGGTGTCTTGCTCCATTTGATCCTGAGGGTTTACTAAG TACGTTGATGGCTGCAGTGAGTTGCTTTGTTGGGTTGCATTTCGGGCATGTTTTGATTCATTGCAAG AATCATTCACAGCGAATGATGTCATGGCTGGTGGCTTCAACAGTGTTAACAGTCTCAGGGTTTTTACTACAACTATTAG GTATGCCTTTCAGCAAACCTCTCTATACAGTGAGCTACATGTTGCTCAGTGGTGGAGTGTCTGGATTCCTTCTGTTGGTGCTGTACTACGTA GTCGATGTTATGCATATCAAGAAGCCATTAGTTCTGTTCCAGTGGATGGGCATGAATGCGCTTATAGTCTATGTCCTGGCAGCTTGCGAGCTCTTCCCTACACTTATTCAGGGATTCTACTGGCGGTCGCCTGAGAACAACCTG GTGGATGCAACCGAGTCTCTGCTCCAGATCATCTTCCATTCGGAACGTTTGGGAACACTGTCGTTCGTCCTTGTGGAGATAATTTTCTGGTGTCTGGCCGCCTGCTTCCTCCACATGAAAGGCATATACCTGAAACTGTAG
- the LOC127349355 gene encoding uncharacterized protein isoform X1 — MVGGSGEGAAMSSPGSSPGGGSGGGAKRGRDPEEDVYVDNLNSHKRYLSEIMASSLNGLSVGDSLPDNIMESPARSESPSCVRDEMISQYSPMSEDSDDYRYYDTQLNPNGSQGDAMVSPSTSPMSSPHRFQKPQAGFLPSTPPYSLPSCSLSSVACSHPRRGSENEGRFPSSPNDMCHGADLRRTALLRSVHMRVHGPHAYDMSFSGRQEQEHVHEHEDEHGHGHHVHVHEDEHGHEHLEDLDRSDRSSCRKSIDHEATGYQGAENSYGRQEHDIDYIDRCTSDDVLNSLKFKEDGTQGNSDASMDKNR, encoded by the exons ATGGTGGGCGGAAGCGGCGAGGGGGCGGCAATGTCGTCGCCTGGCTCCTCccccggcggcggcagcggcggcggtgcAAAGCGCGGTAGGGATCCGGAAGAGGACGTGTACGTCGACAACCTCAACTCCCACAAGCGGTACCTCAGCGAG ATAATGGCGTCCAGCCTGAATGGACTGTCTGTTGGGGATTCGCTCCCTGACAATATCATGGAGTCCCCTGCCAGGTCGGAGAGCCCCTCCTGCGTCAG GGACGAAATGATCTCCCAATACTCACCAATGTCCGAAGACTCGGATGACTACCGGTACTACGACACACAATTAAACCCTAATGGGAGTCAAGGCGATGCAATGGTCAGCCCTTCAACTAGTCCAATGTCATCTCCTCACCGGTTCCAGAAGCCACAAGCTGGTTTCCTACCATCAACCCCACCATACTCTCTCCCTAGCTGCTCTCTCTCATCCGTGGCCTGCTCTCACCCTCGCCGTGGCTCTGAAAACGAAGGCCGGTTCCCATCTTCCCCAAATGACATGTGCCACGGTGCAGACCTCAGACGAACAGCGCTCCTGAGGTCGGTGCATATGAGGGTGCATGGTCCCCACGCATATGATATGTCGTTCAGCGGCCGACAAGAGCAAGAACATGTCCATGAGCATGAAGATGAACATGGTCATGGACATCACGTTCATGTGCATGAAGATGAACATGGTCATGAACATCTGGAGGATTTGGACAGGTCAGACAGATCATCTTGCAGGAAATCAATCGACCATGAAGCTACTGGCTACCAGGGTGCTGAAAACAGCTACGGGCGACAGGAGCACGATATAGATTACATTGACCGCTGCACATCTGATGATGTCCTGAATAGTCTCAAGTTCAAGGAAGATGGTACCCAAGGTAATTCTGATGCCAGCATGGATAAAAATAGATAG
- the LOC127349355 gene encoding uncharacterized protein isoform X2, with protein MVGGSGEGAAMSSPGSSPGGGSGGGAKRGRDPEEDVYVDNLNSHKRYLSEIMASSLNGLSVGDSLPDNIMESPARDEMISQYSPMSEDSDDYRYYDTQLNPNGSQGDAMVSPSTSPMSSPHRFQKPQAGFLPSTPPYSLPSCSLSSVACSHPRRGSENEGRFPSSPNDMCHGADLRRTALLRSVHMRVHGPHAYDMSFSGRQEQEHVHEHEDEHGHGHHVHVHEDEHGHEHLEDLDRSDRSSCRKSIDHEATGYQGAENSYGRQEHDIDYIDRCTSDDVLNSLKFKEDGTQGNSDASMDKNR; from the exons ATGGTGGGCGGAAGCGGCGAGGGGGCGGCAATGTCGTCGCCTGGCTCCTCccccggcggcggcagcggcggcggtgcAAAGCGCGGTAGGGATCCGGAAGAGGACGTGTACGTCGACAACCTCAACTCCCACAAGCGGTACCTCAGCGAG ATAATGGCGTCCAGCCTGAATGGACTGTCTGTTGGGGATTCGCTCCCTGACAATATCATGGAGTCCCCTGCCAG GGACGAAATGATCTCCCAATACTCACCAATGTCCGAAGACTCGGATGACTACCGGTACTACGACACACAATTAAACCCTAATGGGAGTCAAGGCGATGCAATGGTCAGCCCTTCAACTAGTCCAATGTCATCTCCTCACCGGTTCCAGAAGCCACAAGCTGGTTTCCTACCATCAACCCCACCATACTCTCTCCCTAGCTGCTCTCTCTCATCCGTGGCCTGCTCTCACCCTCGCCGTGGCTCTGAAAACGAAGGCCGGTTCCCATCTTCCCCAAATGACATGTGCCACGGTGCAGACCTCAGACGAACAGCGCTCCTGAGGTCGGTGCATATGAGGGTGCATGGTCCCCACGCATATGATATGTCGTTCAGCGGCCGACAAGAGCAAGAACATGTCCATGAGCATGAAGATGAACATGGTCATGGACATCACGTTCATGTGCATGAAGATGAACATGGTCATGAACATCTGGAGGATTTGGACAGGTCAGACAGATCATCTTGCAGGAAATCAATCGACCATGAAGCTACTGGCTACCAGGGTGCTGAAAACAGCTACGGGCGACAGGAGCACGATATAGATTACATTGACCGCTGCACATCTGATGATGTCCTGAATAGTCTCAAGTTCAAGGAAGATGGTACCCAAGGTAATTCTGATGCCAGCATGGATAAAAATAGATAG